A section of the Streptomyces sp. NBC_01363 genome encodes:
- a CDS encoding NUDIX domain-containing protein, which produces MSYTGSYIWSLRRQVGSRTLLVPGAQVLLIDAEGRGLFQQRADTGVWELPAGSCEEGGDFTDAAVREVAEETGLRVERDDLVAFGTLSDPRVHTLTYPNGDVTHCFALCFVTRRWSGELSPGADEVRQAVFRPLDAPPRPLHPPTEVVLSMYERFRVEGRFQAR; this is translated from the coding sequence ATGAGCTACACCGGTTCCTACATCTGGTCGTTGCGCCGACAAGTCGGCTCCAGGACGCTGCTGGTGCCCGGCGCACAGGTGCTTCTGATCGACGCCGAGGGCCGTGGGCTGTTCCAGCAGCGCGCGGACACCGGGGTCTGGGAGCTCCCGGCCGGCTCCTGCGAGGAGGGCGGCGACTTCACCGACGCCGCCGTCCGCGAGGTCGCCGAGGAGACCGGCCTGCGGGTGGAGCGGGACGACCTGGTGGCGTTCGGGACCCTCTCCGACCCCCGGGTGCACACCCTGACCTATCCGAACGGGGACGTGACGCACTGCTTCGCGCTCTGCTTCGTCACCCGACGCTGGTCGGGGGAGCTGTCGCCCGGCGCCGACGAGGTGCGCCAGGCCGTGTTCCGGCCGCTCGACGCGCCGCCCCGACCGCTGCATCCGCCCACGGAGGTGGTGCTGTCCATGTACGAGAGATTCCGCGTGGAAGGAAGGTTCCAGGCCCGGTGA
- a CDS encoding mevalonate kinase, with amino-acid sequence MNPIHPIRAVVPCRACLSGEDLDWLGGGRSVSLALGLMTTVEVGPGPAPGEAAEDSWQREVWAFLRARLPGLAPRPPAVTVRSEAPAASGLSSSTARIVALFRAFADTSLRGKRVSDATITQWAYEFEFAVFNGGGMDHLAVVEGGALLLDGRERGLPAIRDRLEFPEQWRVVVVDSGTRKDTRHHIRDVRAQLAAGDPALAAYRSVTDEASGRVWEALRCRDLAELGAAMADAHEAMRDHQGMSTPFLEELRTVALRSAGLPLKLSGAGGGGALVGICPADEAAETVARLARALLASHPGARVVPTTAAPGARREPVPVAGGQRKGS; translated from the coding sequence GTGAACCCCATACATCCGATACGCGCGGTGGTGCCCTGCCGGGCCTGTCTGTCCGGTGAGGACCTGGACTGGCTCGGCGGGGGCCGATCGGTGAGTCTCGCGCTCGGCCTGATGACGACCGTGGAGGTCGGTCCCGGCCCCGCGCCGGGCGAAGCGGCCGAGGACAGCTGGCAGCGGGAGGTGTGGGCGTTCCTGCGGGCACGGCTGCCCGGACTCGCCCCGCGACCGCCCGCCGTCACGGTACGCAGCGAGGCACCCGCGGCGAGCGGCCTGTCGTCGTCCACGGCGCGGATCGTGGCGCTGTTCCGGGCGTTCGCGGACACTTCCCTCCGCGGGAAGCGTGTCTCCGACGCCACGATCACGCAGTGGGCGTACGAGTTCGAGTTCGCTGTCTTCAACGGTGGCGGCATGGACCACCTGGCAGTCGTCGAAGGCGGTGCGCTCCTCCTCGACGGCCGCGAGCGCGGGCTTCCGGCCATCCGGGACCGGCTGGAGTTCCCCGAGCAGTGGCGGGTGGTCGTCGTGGATTCCGGCACCCGCAAGGACACCCGGCACCACATCCGGGACGTACGGGCGCAACTCGCGGCCGGCGACCCCGCACTGGCCGCCTACCGTTCCGTGACCGACGAGGCGTCGGGCCGGGTGTGGGAGGCGCTGCGCTGCCGGGACCTGGCGGAGCTCGGGGCCGCGATGGCCGATGCCCACGAAGCCATGCGGGACCACCAGGGGATGTCCACGCCGTTCCTCGAGGAGCTGCGGACGGTCGCGCTGCGCTCCGCCGGCCTGCCGCTGAAACTCAGCGGGGCCGGCGGGGGCGGTGCGCTGGTCGGCATCTGCCCGGCGGACGAGGCGGCGGAAACGGTGGCCCGCCTCGCGCGGGCGCTGCTCGCCTCCCATCCGGGGGCCCGGGTCGTGCCCACCACGGCCGCTCCGGGCGCCCGGCGGGAGCCGGTGCCGGTGGCGGGAGGTCAGAGGAAGGGGTCGTAG
- a CDS encoding radical SAM protein yields the protein MTHDRLDLVSKLYQPAGWPRILQAAAGEPSSAPLVVDLDPTTFCDLACPECISGKLLNQGRFTPERLAALAEELVAMSVRAVVLIGGGEPLAHRGTRKVLRILGEAGLAVGVVTNGTMIRQNLAELARYATWVRVSVDAGTAGTYGLFRPDRKGRSVFDKVIENMRLLAAEKTGALGYSFLVMSRQEPGGPTVTNHHEVLRAAELAHDIGCDYFETKAMFDDDHHIVQVPGEMLQSVDRQLAEAARLESESFQLVNSSTLTSLRGHVGAVQPKKYDRCRVAELRTLIAPSGVYVCSYHRGNPLAKIGDAVTDDLATIWQDADRRGIVDPSRDCRFHCARHRSNLELERIARGTGEPPLAQDYDPFL from the coding sequence GTGACGCACGACCGTCTCGACCTCGTCTCCAAGCTGTACCAGCCCGCGGGCTGGCCCCGGATCCTCCAGGCCGCCGCCGGCGAACCCTCCTCCGCCCCGCTCGTCGTGGACCTCGACCCGACCACGTTCTGCGACCTGGCCTGCCCCGAGTGCATCAGCGGAAAGCTCCTCAACCAGGGCCGGTTCACCCCGGAACGGCTCGCCGCCCTCGCCGAGGAACTCGTCGCCATGTCCGTACGGGCGGTGGTTCTCATAGGCGGCGGGGAACCCCTCGCCCATCGCGGCACCCGCAAGGTCTTACGCATCCTCGGCGAAGCGGGCCTGGCCGTCGGAGTCGTCACCAACGGCACGATGATCCGGCAGAACCTCGCCGAGCTCGCCCGGTACGCCACCTGGGTCCGGGTCTCCGTCGACGCCGGCACCGCCGGGACGTACGGCCTGTTCCGGCCCGACCGCAAGGGCCGCAGCGTCTTCGACAAGGTGATCGAGAACATGCGGCTGCTCGCCGCCGAGAAGACCGGCGCCCTCGGATACTCCTTCCTGGTGATGTCGCGTCAGGAACCGGGCGGGCCGACCGTGACCAACCACCACGAGGTGCTGCGCGCCGCCGAACTCGCCCATGACATCGGCTGCGACTACTTCGAGACCAAGGCCATGTTCGACGACGACCACCACATCGTGCAGGTCCCCGGCGAGATGCTGCAGTCCGTCGACCGTCAGCTCGCCGAGGCCGCCCGGCTGGAGAGCGAGAGCTTCCAGCTCGTCAACTCCTCCACCCTCACCTCGCTGCGCGGCCACGTCGGTGCCGTCCAGCCCAAGAAGTACGACCGCTGCCGGGTCGCCGAACTCCGCACGCTGATCGCCCCGTCCGGGGTGTACGTGTGCTCCTACCACCGGGGCAACCCGCTCGCGAAGATCGGCGACGCCGTCACCGACGACCTCGCCACCATCTGGCAGGACGCGGACCGGCGGGGGATCGTCGACCCGAGCCGGGACTGCCGGTTCCACTGCGCGCGCCACCGCTCCAACCTGGAGCTGGAGCGCATCGCCCGCGGAACCGGCGAACCCCCGCTCGCACAGGACTACGACCCCTTCCTCTGA
- a CDS encoding carbohydrate ABC transporter permease, translated as MRRPRRRYDLLGLLVAATLGFPVYWMVLTAFRPATEILSLPPEFWPSNPTLGNFARAMRTETFWANVRSSAVIGLGTVLVSLLVGTLAAFALARFRFAGRKAFVVVILTVQMIPLAALIIPVYLLLNEAGLTDSLGGVILVYLVFTLPFTVWMLHGFIAAIPAELEEAAMVDGCGRFGAFVRIVLPLLAPGLVATSVFAMVQAWNEYVLVYVLLSTPEKQTLSIWLVSFQTSFGTDYGGLMAGATLTALPVVVFFLAVQRKIAAGLATGAVKG; from the coding sequence GTGCGGCGGCCCCGACGCCGTTACGATCTCCTGGGCCTTCTCGTGGCCGCCACCCTGGGCTTCCCCGTCTACTGGATGGTCCTCACCGCGTTCCGGCCCGCGACCGAGATCCTCAGCCTGCCGCCCGAGTTCTGGCCGAGCAATCCCACTCTCGGCAACTTCGCCCGTGCGATGCGCACGGAGACCTTCTGGGCCAACGTCCGCTCCAGCGCCGTCATCGGCCTCGGCACCGTCCTCGTCTCCCTCCTGGTCGGCACCCTCGCCGCGTTCGCCCTCGCCCGCTTCCGCTTCGCCGGTCGCAAGGCGTTCGTCGTCGTGATCCTCACCGTCCAGATGATCCCGCTCGCCGCCCTCATCATCCCCGTCTACCTGCTGCTCAACGAGGCCGGTCTCACCGACAGCCTCGGCGGCGTGATCCTCGTCTACCTCGTCTTCACGCTGCCGTTCACCGTGTGGATGCTGCACGGCTTCATCGCCGCGATCCCGGCGGAGCTGGAGGAAGCGGCGATGGTCGACGGCTGCGGCCGGTTCGGAGCCTTCGTCCGCATCGTCCTGCCGCTGCTCGCCCCCGGACTGGTCGCCACCTCCGTCTTCGCGATGGTGCAGGCGTGGAACGAGTACGTCCTCGTCTACGTCCTGCTGTCCACCCCGGAGAAGCAGACCCTGAGCATCTGGCTGGTCTCCTTCCAGACCAGCTTCGGCACCGACTACGGCGGGCTGATGGCGGGCGCCACGCTCACCGCACTGCCCGTCGTCGTCTTCTTCCTGGCCGTCCAGCGCAAGATCGCCGCGGGGCTGGCCACCGGAGCGGTCAAGGGCTGA
- a CDS encoding carbohydrate ABC transporter permease, with amino-acid sequence MSADPAGRRPRPHLPYLLIAPSFLALLVVLGYPLVDMVTLAFQDMTRKELFSGTAPPWAGLGQFRTILDDGFFWTVVARTALFTVVCVALTMALGLLIALLMRRTSPWVRAVLAGVLVAVWAMPVMVAAAIFRWLFDADYGLVNWLLSTLPGIDLARHNWFTDPWQGFAVITAVVVWGALPFAAVSLHAALTQIPPELEEAALIDGARPSQLFRYVTFPAIKPLFVMVTTLMAIWDFGVFNQIWLMRGGQPEREYYLLGVYSFIESFAVNRYSTGAAIALVTVVLLLAGAIVYLRQMLRLGEAE; translated from the coding sequence ATGAGCGCTGATCCGGCCGGGCGGAGGCCGCGCCCCCATCTGCCCTACCTGCTGATCGCCCCGTCCTTCCTCGCCCTCCTCGTGGTCCTCGGCTACCCGCTGGTCGACATGGTGACCCTGGCCTTCCAGGACATGACCCGCAAGGAGCTGTTCAGCGGCACGGCGCCGCCCTGGGCCGGTCTCGGACAGTTCCGGACGATCCTCGACGACGGGTTCTTCTGGACGGTGGTGGCCCGCACGGCCCTGTTCACCGTCGTCTGCGTCGCCCTCACCATGGCGCTCGGTCTGCTCATCGCGCTGCTGATGCGGCGGACGTCGCCATGGGTACGGGCGGTCCTCGCCGGTGTGCTCGTCGCGGTGTGGGCGATGCCGGTGATGGTCGCCGCGGCCATCTTCCGCTGGCTCTTCGACGCGGACTACGGGCTCGTCAACTGGCTCCTGTCGACGCTGCCCGGCATCGACCTCGCCCGGCACAACTGGTTCACCGACCCCTGGCAGGGCTTCGCCGTGATCACCGCGGTCGTCGTCTGGGGCGCGCTGCCGTTCGCCGCCGTCAGCCTGCACGCGGCGCTCACCCAGATCCCGCCGGAACTGGAGGAGGCCGCCCTCATCGACGGCGCCCGCCCGTCCCAGCTCTTCCGGTACGTCACCTTCCCCGCGATCAAACCCCTCTTCGTGATGGTCACCACCCTGATGGCGATCTGGGACTTCGGCGTCTTCAACCAGATCTGGCTGATGCGCGGCGGTCAGCCGGAGCGCGAGTACTACCTGCTCGGCGTCTACTCCTTCATCGAGTCGTTCGCCGTCAACCGCTACAGCACCGGGGCCGCGATCGCCCTGGTCACCGTCGTCCTGCTGCTCGCCGGTGCCATCGTGTACCTGCGGCAGATGCTGAGGCTGGGTGAGGCCGAATGA
- a CDS encoding extracellular solute-binding protein, with protein sequence MTLRPPRRSAVLGALLLFAVTGCSSGEGDAPGGRAGGDGLTVWLTVDARESWPEMVASANARFAKKHPGVKVDVQYQQWTTKNQKLDAVLAGRNVPDVVEMGNSETTNYIVNEAFAPLDPKTFERSGQWLPALADACRLDNRTYCVPYYAGARVGVYRTDYFKSTGITHAPRTYPELISDLDRLKAKYGAEDPGFSAFYMPGRYWSAAMGFVKDAGGEMAVEKGGRWQGALSSPKSVAGLTTWKKLLDDYYVGDRAKDNGDQPAVVGQGKVGVFYGNTWEAQAAADARSGGDPRLKGKFATFAFPGPSGKLLPPFLGGSTLAVPAKSRNQELAADWIRVFTDGESQRKLIAANTLPNNTVQLADVAAGGINGPAAQAAARGWVTPLAPGWTSVEKSNVLPEMLERIATGKASVRDAAREADRRIDAVINER encoded by the coding sequence ATGACACTGCGCCCGCCCCGCCGATCCGCGGTCCTGGGAGCCCTGCTGCTGTTCGCGGTGACGGGCTGCAGCTCGGGGGAGGGTGACGCGCCGGGCGGACGGGCGGGCGGCGACGGTCTGACGGTGTGGCTGACGGTGGACGCCCGCGAGAGCTGGCCGGAGATGGTCGCCTCCGCCAACGCCCGGTTCGCGAAGAAGCACCCGGGTGTGAAGGTCGACGTCCAGTACCAGCAGTGGACGACGAAGAACCAGAAACTGGACGCCGTCCTCGCGGGCCGGAACGTGCCCGACGTGGTCGAGATGGGCAACAGCGAGACCACCAACTACATCGTCAACGAAGCCTTCGCACCGCTGGACCCGAAGACCTTCGAGCGATCCGGGCAATGGCTGCCCGCTCTCGCCGACGCCTGTCGCCTCGACAACCGGACGTACTGCGTGCCGTACTACGCGGGAGCGCGCGTCGGCGTCTACCGCACCGACTACTTCAAGAGCACCGGGATCACCCACGCCCCGCGCACCTATCCCGAGCTGATCTCCGACCTCGACCGGCTCAAGGCGAAGTACGGTGCCGAGGACCCCGGCTTCTCGGCTTTCTACATGCCCGGCCGCTACTGGTCCGCCGCCATGGGCTTCGTCAAGGACGCGGGCGGTGAGATGGCGGTGGAGAAGGGCGGCCGCTGGCAGGGCGCCCTCTCCTCGCCGAAGTCCGTCGCCGGGCTCACCACCTGGAAGAAGCTCCTGGACGACTACTACGTCGGCGACCGGGCGAAGGACAACGGCGACCAGCCGGCCGTCGTCGGGCAGGGCAAGGTCGGCGTCTTCTACGGCAACACCTGGGAGGCGCAGGCCGCCGCCGACGCCCGCTCCGGCGGCGACCCACGTCTCAAGGGCAAGTTCGCCACCTTCGCCTTCCCCGGCCCCTCCGGGAAGCTGCTCCCGCCGTTCCTCGGGGGCTCCACCCTGGCCGTGCCCGCCAAGTCGCGCAACCAGGAGCTGGCCGCCGACTGGATCCGCGTGTTCACCGACGGCGAGTCGCAACGGAAGCTGATCGCCGCCAACACCCTCCCGAACAACACCGTGCAGCTCGCCGACGTCGCCGCCGGAGGAATCAACGGTCCGGCCGCCCAGGCCGCCGCGCGCGGCTGGGTCACCCCGCTCGCCCCCGGCTGGACCTCGGTGGAGAAGTCCAACGTCCTGCCCGAGATGCTGGAGCGCATCGCCACCGGAAAGGCGTCCGTGCGGGACGCCGCACGCGAGGCGGACCGCAGGATCGACGCGGTGATCAATGAGCGCTGA
- a CDS encoding serine/threonine protein kinase, producing the protein MTEQRTTASDTSTPVGSERPVRVNAWNGWDPLRHVIVGRAEGTVVQAPEHAVRRDYPDDGFPLGTYGPMPADMVAEAEQQLDDFADMLRRRGIRVDRPTPIDFAREVSTPEWTHDSMFGCMPPRDLLLTVGNEVLEATMSYRSRWFEYLCYRPVLQGLFDADDRMRWEAAPKPRLTDASYKTGFWDTYNDLPTEEQLARVRDYDLVLTEAEPLFDAADVARFGKDLFVQLSFVTNRSGYEWLRRHFPDHRVHAVTSTNTHPLHIDATWVPLRPGLVLHCGERLADAELMEFFKLNDWEIVEAVQPASWDHPPKLSFCSPWLAGNMLNLDENTLCVEEKEVRLAEQLSSYGFEIVPVPFRAVGPFGGGLHCATVDIERDGTLEDYFPHRYGRF; encoded by the coding sequence GTGACCGAGCAGAGGACCACCGCGTCCGACACCTCCACCCCCGTCGGCTCCGAGCGCCCCGTGCGGGTCAACGCCTGGAACGGCTGGGACCCCCTGCGGCACGTGATCGTCGGCCGCGCGGAGGGCACCGTGGTGCAGGCCCCCGAGCACGCGGTGCGCCGCGACTACCCCGACGACGGCTTCCCGCTGGGGACGTACGGACCCATGCCGGCGGACATGGTGGCCGAGGCAGAGCAGCAGCTCGACGACTTCGCGGACATGCTGCGGCGGCGCGGCATCCGGGTGGACCGTCCCACTCCGATCGACTTCGCCCGGGAGGTGTCCACGCCGGAGTGGACGCACGACTCGATGTTCGGCTGCATGCCGCCCCGGGACCTGCTGCTCACGGTCGGCAACGAGGTCCTCGAAGCGACCATGTCGTACCGCAGCCGCTGGTTCGAGTACCTGTGCTACCGGCCGGTGCTCCAGGGCCTGTTCGATGCCGACGACCGGATGCGCTGGGAGGCCGCGCCCAAGCCGCGGCTCACCGACGCCTCCTACAAGACCGGGTTCTGGGACACGTACAACGACCTGCCGACCGAGGAGCAGCTGGCCCGGGTCCGCGACTACGACCTGGTGCTCACCGAGGCGGAGCCGCTCTTCGACGCCGCGGACGTGGCACGGTTCGGCAAGGACCTCTTCGTGCAGCTGTCGTTCGTCACCAACAGGAGCGGCTACGAGTGGCTGCGCCGCCACTTCCCCGACCACCGGGTGCACGCGGTGACCTCGACCAACACGCATCCGCTGCACATCGACGCGACCTGGGTGCCGCTGCGGCCGGGCCTCGTGCTGCACTGCGGGGAGCGGCTCGCGGACGCCGAGTTGATGGAGTTCTTCAAGCTCAACGACTGGGAGATCGTGGAGGCCGTGCAGCCGGCCAGCTGGGATCATCCGCCGAAGCTGTCCTTCTGCAGTCCGTGGCTCGCCGGGAACATGCTGAACCTCGACGAGAACACACTGTGCGTGGAGGAGAAGGAGGTGCGGCTCGCCGAGCAGCTGTCCTCGTACGGGTTCGAGATCGTGCCGGTGCCGTTCCGGGCCGTCGGGCCGTTCGGCGGCGGGCTGCACTGCGCGACCGTCGACATCGAGCGGGACGGCACCCTGGAGGACTACTTCCCGCACCGGTACGGCCGGTTCTAG
- a CDS encoding HAD family hydrolase — MVVTDKIGAVVLDFYGTLVRMVEPLPPDHRGIFARRGLAAQGALWGDQWAVGPGEGEEHATHSVDETAYVTWERDRLRRRARACGVPEVELGGLVAELDRAMKAVRLDLYPDVPGVLAELRERGLLIGVCSNWFWNLEECVAAVGIGGAVDVVVGSARAGARKPHPLIYRTLVERCALPADRVLFVGDMWVPDVLGPLAAGMRAVHLWRPHRAVEGVAPPLPEGAARITGLHELIPAADSGGGDGRGRSG; from the coding sequence GTGGTGGTGACGGACAAGATCGGCGCGGTCGTCCTCGACTTCTACGGGACGCTCGTACGGATGGTGGAGCCGCTGCCGCCGGACCACCGCGGCATCTTCGCCCGCCGGGGCCTGGCGGCCCAGGGCGCACTCTGGGGCGACCAGTGGGCGGTGGGCCCCGGCGAGGGCGAGGAGCACGCGACGCACTCGGTCGACGAGACGGCGTACGTGACGTGGGAGCGCGACCGGCTGCGGCGCCGTGCGCGGGCCTGCGGTGTGCCGGAGGTCGAGCTCGGCGGTCTGGTCGCCGAGCTCGACCGGGCGATGAAGGCGGTCCGGCTCGACCTGTACCCGGACGTGCCCGGGGTGCTCGCGGAGCTGCGGGAACGGGGTCTGCTGATCGGGGTGTGCTCCAACTGGTTCTGGAATCTGGAGGAGTGCGTCGCGGCGGTGGGGATCGGCGGGGCCGTGGACGTGGTGGTGGGCTCCGCGCGGGCGGGGGCCCGCAAGCCGCATCCGCTGATCTACCGCACGCTGGTGGAGCGTTGCGCGCTGCCGGCGGACCGGGTGCTGTTCGTCGGGGACATGTGGGTGCCCGACGTGCTCGGTCCGCTGGCGGCGGGGATGCGGGCGGTGCACCTGTGGCGGCCCCACCGGGCGGTGGAAGGTGTCGCGCCGCCCCTGCCGGAGGGGGCGGCGCGGATCACCGGTCTGCACGAGCTCATCCCGGCAGCGGACTCCGGTGGCGGAGACGGTCGAGGACGTTCCGGGTGA
- a CDS encoding N,N-dimethylformamidase beta subunit family domain-containing protein, whose protein sequence is MIEGYLGRESVTVGGEVTLHISTDAPRFHLRFYRLGRELIPVGESKDYPGTQHTPPGHPRGLPGRASPADDWNWPPLTLPVPEDWQPGIHLVEFVECGPDRPGNPPLLGAEQLEGHGREFFVVRPRVPGSRSRILYKKSTFTRHAYNRSDRPGLERAVSLYDHPVHRADDDGEPRGHKVSLHRPGGVVDLAYWDAPFIAWLERHGYPVEYCTDLDLHEDAGLLSSYDLLLSVGHDEYWSAAMRTHAERFVRDGGNIAFLSANTCWWRVHPTDENTAFVSDTDHHVGEEYPHLPATDQWWAPVPDGVGRPENTLTGVSFRNGGMWPATEWPGDRPRFGYTVQHADHWVYEGTGMRDGSDGGTPDRLGAGTPLIGYECDGAAFSYDTDGIARATGEDGTPDSFLILGIHILEPVHEDFHHFKWGHWNGPVREPTISSPRAATMGLYTAGGTVFTAGTTDWPVVCGHEQDPAVVRVTRNVLDRLRHRSPLPG, encoded by the coding sequence ATGATTGAGGGATATCTCGGGCGTGAAAGCGTCACCGTCGGCGGGGAAGTGACACTCCATATCTCCACCGACGCCCCCCGGTTTCATCTTCGTTTCTACCGGCTCGGCAGGGAACTCATACCCGTCGGGGAATCCAAGGATTATCCGGGCACCCAGCACACCCCGCCCGGCCATCCCCGCGGATTACCCGGGCGCGCTTCGCCCGCCGACGACTGGAATTGGCCGCCGCTCACCCTTCCCGTACCGGAGGACTGGCAGCCGGGAATCCATCTGGTCGAATTCGTCGAATGCGGCCCGGACCGCCCCGGGAATCCTCCCCTCCTCGGCGCGGAGCAGCTCGAAGGGCATGGCCGGGAGTTCTTCGTCGTACGCCCCCGCGTCCCCGGCAGCCGCTCCCGCATCCTCTACAAGAAGTCCACCTTCACCCGGCACGCCTACAACCGCTCCGACCGGCCCGGCCTGGAACGTGCCGTCAGCCTCTACGACCACCCCGTCCACCGGGCCGACGACGACGGTGAACCCCGAGGTCACAAGGTCAGCCTCCACCGCCCCGGGGGCGTTGTCGACCTCGCGTACTGGGATGCGCCCTTCATCGCCTGGCTGGAACGCCACGGCTACCCCGTCGAGTACTGCACCGACCTCGATCTGCACGAGGACGCCGGTCTGCTCTCCTCGTACGACCTCCTCCTCAGCGTCGGCCACGACGAATACTGGAGCGCGGCGATGCGCACCCACGCGGAGCGATTCGTCCGCGACGGCGGGAACATCGCCTTTCTCAGTGCCAACACCTGCTGGTGGCGGGTGCACCCGACGGACGAGAACACCGCTTTCGTCTCCGACACCGATCATCACGTCGGCGAGGAATATCCTCATCTGCCCGCCACCGACCAGTGGTGGGCGCCCGTGCCCGACGGGGTCGGCAGGCCGGAGAACACGCTGACCGGAGTGAGTTTCCGAAACGGTGGAATGTGGCCCGCCACTGAATGGCCCGGTGACCGCCCCCGCTTCGGATACACCGTGCAGCACGCGGATCACTGGGTCTACGAAGGCACCGGAATGCGCGACGGATCCGACGGGGGAACCCCGGACCGGCTGGGAGCCGGTACACCTCTCATCGGATACGAATGCGACGGCGCCGCGTTCTCCTACGACACGGACGGAATCGCCCGCGCGACCGGAGAGGACGGAACTCCGGACTCCTTCCTCATTCTCGGAATTCACATCCTCGAACCGGTGCACGAGGATTTCCATCACTTCAAGTGGGGACACTGGAACGGCCCCGTGCGCGAACCGACCATCAGCAGCCCCCGCGCCGCCACCATGGGCCTCTACACCGCCGGCGGCACCGTCTTCACCGCGGGCACCACGGACTGGCCCGTGGTCTGCGGACACGAACAGGACCCGGCCGTCGTCCGCGTCACCCGGAACGTCCTCGACCGTCTCCGCCACCGGAGTCCGCTGCCGGGATGA
- a CDS encoding class I SAM-dependent methyltransferase: MSDEFRGEFRVRELVLGIEGLALLRHAVDGDESFLRERVADIRRFARDEEKLPDGGALVSELDAAAGYASWSAVYDSLPSSYIEVEEPVVRTILDGLAPGAALDAACGTGRQTRELTARGHRVIGVDQSPQMIAKAREHAPEAEYRLGHLERLPLDDDSVDLAVCSLAMTHLPDLAPAVAELARVVRPGGRIVVSDMHPFVIALQGQCLFVHGSEELAFVRNHVHLPGRYLEAFGRAGLRVRGCHEPLFNGRLAPGGYEEFIADAARAAWDGLPIVVVWDVEVPTR, translated from the coding sequence ATGAGCGATGAATTCCGCGGTGAATTCCGTGTACGGGAACTGGTGCTGGGGATCGAGGGGCTCGCGCTGCTGCGCCACGCCGTGGACGGTGACGAGTCGTTCCTCCGGGAGCGGGTGGCCGACATACGCCGCTTCGCCCGCGACGAGGAGAAGCTTCCGGACGGCGGGGCCCTGGTCAGCGAACTCGACGCGGCGGCCGGCTACGCGTCCTGGTCGGCGGTGTACGACTCGCTGCCCAGCTCGTACATCGAGGTGGAGGAACCGGTCGTCCGCACGATCCTGGACGGTCTCGCGCCCGGAGCGGCGCTCGACGCCGCCTGCGGCACCGGCCGGCAGACCCGGGAGCTGACTGCTCGGGGGCACCGCGTGATCGGCGTCGACCAGTCGCCGCAGATGATCGCGAAGGCCCGCGAGCACGCCCCGGAGGCCGAGTACCGCCTGGGGCACCTGGAACGTCTGCCGCTCGACGACGACTCCGTCGATCTCGCCGTCTGCTCGCTGGCCATGACACACCTTCCGGACCTCGCCCCCGCCGTGGCGGAGCTGGCCCGGGTGGTCCGGCCGGGCGGGCGGATCGTCGTCTCGGACATGCACCCGTTCGTGATCGCGCTCCAGGGACAGTGTCTCTTCGTGCACGGTTCCGAGGAACTCGCCTTCGTCCGCAACCACGTCCATCTGCCCGGCCGCTACCTGGAGGCGTTCGGACGGGCGGGGCTGCGGGTGCGCGGCTGCCACGAGCCGTTGTTCAACGGGCGTCTCGCGCCCGGCGGTTACGAGGAGTTCATCGCGGACGCGGCCCGTGCCGCCTGGGACGGTCTCCCGATCGTCGTCGTCTGGGACGTCGAGGTCCCCACCCGGTAA
- a CDS encoding GNAT family N-acetyltransferase has translation MALELVRHSERPELWDRIPERFAGVVPEYNLHGDINGDYWNRLFDDFPEFQFVLYDDEHDTIAGAGRSLPRTWDGTAADLGPGLDDSIARAFADRDAGRAPDALCALGIEVAEDHQGRGLSKVLLDAMSDTARRAGLATVLVPVRPTWKERYPLVPIERYAAWTRDDGSPFDPWIRTQVGAGGTLAAASGRSSRITGTVAEWESWTGLAFPEDGEYVFPGGLAPLRVDRARDLAAYWEPGVWITHRTGGRRAG, from the coding sequence ATGGCCCTGGAACTGGTTCGTCACTCGGAACGGCCCGAGCTGTGGGACCGCATCCCCGAGCGGTTCGCCGGCGTGGTCCCCGAGTACAACCTGCACGGAGACATCAACGGCGACTACTGGAACCGGCTGTTCGACGACTTCCCGGAGTTCCAGTTCGTCCTGTACGACGACGAGCACGACACGATCGCCGGCGCCGGCCGCTCGCTGCCCCGCACCTGGGACGGCACCGCGGCGGACCTCGGTCCGGGCCTGGACGACTCGATCGCGCGGGCCTTCGCGGACCGCGACGCCGGGCGCGCCCCGGACGCGCTGTGCGCGCTGGGCATCGAGGTCGCCGAGGACCATCAGGGCCGGGGGCTGTCCAAGGTGCTGCTCGACGCGATGTCGGACACGGCACGGCGCGCCGGTCTCGCGACGGTCCTGGTACCGGTGCGTCCCACCTGGAAGGAGCGGTATCCGCTGGTACCGATCGAGCGGTACGCGGCGTGGACCAGGGACGACGGGAGCCCGTTCGACCCATGGATCCGGACCCAGGTAGGTGCGGGTGGCACCCTCGCGGCGGCGTCCGGGCGCTCCTCCCGGATCACGGGGACGGTCGCCGAGTGGGAGAGCTGGACGGGCCTCGCCTTCCCGGAGGACGGGGAGTACGTCTTCCCCGGCGGCCTCGCGCCGCTCCGTGTCGACCGGGCGCGGGACCTGGCCGCGTACTGGGAGCCCGGAGTGTGGATCACGCACCGGACCGGGGGCCGACGAGCCGGTTAG